One Desulfobulbus oligotrophicus DNA segment encodes these proteins:
- the mltB gene encoding lytic murein transglycosylase B codes for MRFSLSFFAVSGRQQVPCFLLSFAALRRQLLLCCLALTFFGLSACADQPVYVASPKIAQPPLTPTPAPPACVGSYHAGQLSGDFAGYPDLEEFVELMVQKHGFEREYLFGLLSQARRKDWTLNYYAQSDQATKRGPTVGGWTSYRAKFLHERHINAGVAFARRHQAPLQRAARMYGVPQEYILGILAVETNFGAFVGKDRVLDALTTLGFDYRRRGEYFRGELESFLLMTRKERMDPARPVGSFAGAMGLGQFMPTSFLKWAVDFNGDGRKDLWDPEDAIGSIANYFVQHGWQPGQAVVTPLHSDGRPVLLKPGYDSRYSLAELRQAGLTPVRPCSSDNALSLLLLRHQRADQYLIGHPNFYTITRYNNSTYYAMAVHELAVTFKKML; via the coding sequence ATGCGTTTTTCCCTTTCTTTTTTTGCTGTTTCCGGCCGGCAGCAGGTGCCGTGTTTCTTGTTGTCTTTTGCCGCTCTTCGTCGACAGTTGCTGCTCTGTTGCCTGGCATTGACGTTTTTTGGTCTGAGCGCCTGTGCTGACCAGCCGGTGTACGTTGCCTCCCCGAAAATCGCCCAACCACCTTTGACGCCGACACCGGCTCCACCCGCCTGTGTCGGTTCGTACCATGCCGGACAGCTGTCAGGTGATTTTGCCGGTTATCCCGATCTGGAAGAGTTTGTTGAGCTGATGGTGCAAAAGCACGGGTTTGAACGTGAGTACCTGTTCGGCCTCCTTTCCCAGGCCCGACGAAAGGACTGGACACTCAACTATTACGCTCAATCGGACCAGGCAACCAAAAGAGGGCCCACGGTCGGCGGCTGGACCAGTTACCGGGCTAAATTTCTTCATGAGCGTCATATCAATGCCGGAGTGGCGTTTGCCCGGCGTCACCAGGCACCCCTGCAGCGTGCTGCCAGGATGTATGGTGTACCGCAGGAGTACATCCTGGGTATTCTGGCTGTGGAAACAAATTTTGGTGCCTTTGTCGGCAAAGACCGGGTACTGGATGCCCTGACCACTTTAGGCTTTGATTACAGACGGCGCGGGGAGTACTTTCGCGGCGAGCTGGAGAGTTTTCTGCTGATGACCCGGAAAGAGAGGATGGACCCGGCCAGGCCGGTGGGCTCGTTTGCCGGGGCCATGGGGCTTGGCCAGTTTATGCCGACCAGCTTTCTGAAGTGGGCGGTTGACTTTAACGGTGACGGTCGTAAGGACCTGTGGGATCCGGAAGATGCCATCGGCAGTATTGCCAACTACTTTGTGCAGCACGGCTGGCAACCCGGCCAGGCTGTGGTGACACCGTTACACTCTGATGGCCGGCCGGTTCTGTTGAAGCCGGGGTATGACAGCAGATACTCTTTAGCTGAGTTGCGGCAGGCCGGTCTGACCCCGGTCCGTCCCTGCAGCAGTGATAACGCGCTGAGCCTCCTGCTGCTGCGGCATCAGCGGGCTGATCAGTACCTGATCGGTCACCCGAACTTCTACACGATCACCCGCTACAACAACAGTACCTACTATGCTATGGCAGTGCATGAGCTGGCCGTAACCTTTAAAAAGATGTTGTAG
- a CDS encoding 2-oxoacid:ferredoxin oxidoreductase subunit beta, which translates to MTFFRPAFRHPDLPPNAAGFHRRDYEGGLSTLCAGCGHDSICNAIIDACFELALPPHRIAKLSGIGCSSKTPAYFLGRSHGFNSVHGRMPSIATGANMANRDLIYLGVSGDGDTASIGMGQFVHAARRNLNMTYIVMNNGCYGLTKGQFSATADKGSKSKQGNVNLLESIDLCELAIQLGAGFVARSFSGDKAQLVPLIKAGLSHHGLSFIDVISPCVTFNNNPESTKSYHWVREHSEATGTFDFVPFRQTITADYADDTVQEVVLHDSSVIHLHKHPNGPDITDRRQAIDNLEDHKEQGVILTGVLYVNPDSQDTHDILQTSVRPLNSLTEADLCPGAQALEAVNTAHR; encoded by the coding sequence ATGACTTTTTTCCGTCCAGCCTTTCGTCATCCCGACCTGCCGCCCAATGCCGCCGGTTTTCACCGCCGTGACTACGAGGGTGGTCTCTCCACACTCTGTGCCGGCTGTGGACATGATTCGATCTGCAACGCCATCATCGACGCCTGCTTTGAACTGGCCCTGCCTCCACACCGCATTGCCAAACTGTCCGGTATCGGCTGTTCGTCAAAAACACCGGCCTACTTTCTCGGCAGATCGCACGGCTTCAACTCAGTGCACGGGCGCATGCCCTCCATTGCCACCGGGGCCAACATGGCCAACCGCGATCTGATCTACCTGGGTGTGTCCGGCGACGGTGATACCGCCTCCATCGGGATGGGGCAGTTTGTGCACGCAGCCCGGCGCAACCTGAACATGACCTACATCGTGATGAACAACGGCTGTTACGGTCTTACCAAGGGGCAGTTCTCAGCCACTGCCGACAAGGGGTCCAAAAGTAAACAGGGCAATGTCAACCTGCTTGAGTCCATTGATCTGTGCGAGCTGGCCATCCAGCTGGGTGCCGGTTTTGTGGCCCGCAGCTTTTCAGGTGACAAGGCGCAGCTGGTGCCGCTGATCAAGGCCGGGCTTTCCCACCACGGGCTGTCGTTTATCGATGTGATCTCCCCCTGTGTGACCTTTAACAACAATCCGGAGTCAACCAAGAGCTATCACTGGGTGCGCGAGCACAGTGAAGCGACCGGTACCTTTGATTTTGTCCCGTTTCGCCAGACCATCACTGCCGACTATGCCGACGATACAGTGCAGGAGGTGGTGCTGCATGACAGCTCGGTGATCCACCTGCATAAGCATCCCAATGGGCCGGACATCACCGATCGCCGGCAGGCCATTGACAACCTGGAAGATCATAAGGAGCAGGGCGTGATCCTCACCGGTGTGCTGTACGTGAACCCGGATTCCCAGGACACCCACGACATCCTGCAGACAAGTGTACGACCCCTGAACAGCCTGACCGAGGCTGACCTGTGTCCGGGAGCTCAGGCCCTGGAGGCTGTGAATACCGCGCACCGGTAG
- a CDS encoding 2-oxoacid:acceptor oxidoreductase subunit alpha yields MKPLNRINDFVVSFATINGSGSASANNLFAKVVFRLGVPVSPKNIFPSNIQGLPTWYEVRVSEQGYVGRRGDVDLMVAVNGQTLRRDYDSVVSGGYFVYDSSKPLPEDFQRDDVVTIGIPMTRLVTEAIDKPKMRPLLRNIVYVGGLAALLDMEPDPFVDALNSQYRKNVQLAEPNIQALQLGYTYVRQHYPDTCRLKVQPRDRTGDAIMMDGNTAMALGAIYGGATVVGWYPITPSTSIIEAFGRYVQKFRLEEDGRCKAAIVQAEDELAAIGIVIGATWNGARAFTATSGPGISLMTEFLGLAYFAEIPAVVIDVQRAGPSTGMPTRTQQSDLLACAYASHGDTKHPLLFPGDPRECFEMTAAAFDYADRLQTPVIVLSDLDLGMNDHFSPPLAWDPQHRYDRGKVLDAEQLDALTERWGRYRDVDGDGICFRTYPGTHPDKGVYFTRGTSRDEYSAYTEDSGAYTRNMQRLLKKWETAKEVLPKPEITVARKDARVGVIFYGSTTPVAREVIDQLHRRGCPINSMRIRAFPFQQEVWDFIRTHELVIVIEQNRDGQMRTLLINEGDVPPQTLLSVVHYNGLPIAGRELIVTLEETLAAHGLVVAAMSNETGGVS; encoded by the coding sequence ATGAAGCCACTGAACAGGATAAATGATTTTGTTGTTTCTTTTGCCACGATCAACGGTTCCGGATCGGCCAGCGCCAACAACCTCTTTGCCAAGGTTGTCTTTCGTCTGGGGGTTCCGGTCAGTCCCAAAAACATCTTTCCCTCCAATATCCAGGGGTTGCCGACCTGGTACGAGGTTCGCGTCAGCGAGCAGGGGTACGTCGGCCGGCGGGGCGATGTTGATCTGATGGTTGCGGTGAACGGCCAGACTCTGCGCCGGGATTACGACAGCGTTGTCAGCGGCGGGTACTTTGTCTACGATTCCTCCAAACCGTTGCCCGAGGATTTTCAGCGAGACGATGTGGTTACCATTGGTATTCCCATGACCCGGCTGGTCACAGAGGCCATCGACAAACCCAAGATGCGGCCGCTGTTGAGAAATATCGTCTATGTGGGCGGCCTGGCGGCTCTGCTCGATATGGAGCCTGATCCGTTTGTCGATGCCTTGAACAGCCAGTACCGGAAAAATGTACAACTTGCAGAACCCAACATCCAGGCCCTGCAACTGGGATACACCTATGTCCGTCAGCACTATCCCGATACCTGTCGGCTGAAGGTGCAGCCCCGGGACCGCACCGGTGACGCCATCATGATGGACGGCAACACTGCCATGGCACTGGGTGCGATCTATGGCGGTGCCACAGTGGTGGGCTGGTATCCGATCACCCCCTCAACCTCGATCATCGAGGCCTTTGGCAGGTACGTGCAGAAGTTTCGTCTGGAAGAGGACGGGCGTTGCAAGGCCGCCATTGTGCAGGCAGAGGATGAGCTGGCCGCCATTGGTATTGTCATCGGCGCCACCTGGAACGGTGCCCGTGCCTTTACCGCCACCTCCGGGCCGGGCATCTCCCTGATGACCGAGTTTCTGGGGCTGGCCTATTTTGCCGAGATTCCGGCGGTTGTGATCGATGTGCAGCGGGCCGGGCCCTCCACAGGCATGCCGACCCGAACCCAGCAGTCCGATCTTCTGGCCTGTGCCTATGCCTCCCACGGCGATACAAAGCACCCGCTGCTCTTTCCCGGTGATCCGCGGGAATGCTTTGAGATGACTGCTGCTGCCTTTGATTACGCAGACCGGCTGCAGACCCCGGTGATTGTGTTAAGCGACCTTGACCTGGGTATGAACGACCACTTCAGTCCACCGCTTGCCTGGGATCCGCAGCATCGCTATGACCGGGGCAAGGTGCTTGATGCTGAACAGCTCGATGCCCTGACCGAGCGCTGGGGGCGGTACCGGGATGTTGACGGCGATGGGATCTGTTTTCGGACCTACCCCGGCACCCACCCCGACAAGGGGGTCTACTTTACCCGGGGCACCTCCCGTGATGAGTACTCAGCCTACACCGAGGACAGCGGCGCCTATACCCGCAACATGCAGCGTCTTTTGAAGAAGTGGGAGACGGCCAAGGAGGTGTTGCCCAAACCGGAGATAACCGTTGCCCGGAAAGATGCCCGGGTGGGAGTGATCTTTTACGGCAGTACCACACCGGTTGCCCGCGAGGTGATCGATCAGCTCCACCGGCGCGGTTGCCCGATAAACAGCATGCGTATCCGCGCCTTTCCCTTTCAGCAGGAGGTGTGGGACTTTATCCGTACCCATGAACTGGTGATTGTTATTGAGCAGAACCGGGACGGCCAGATGCGCACACTCCTTATTAATGAAGGTGATGTCCCGCCGCAGACCCTTCTTTCTGTGGTGCACTATAACGGGTTGCCGATCGCCGGCCGTGAACTCATCGTTACCCTGGAAGAGACCCTGGCTGCCCATGGTCTTGTCGTCGCTGCAATGTCCAATGAAACAGGAGGCGTATCATGA
- a CDS encoding FAD-dependent oxidoreductase, translating into MKPTDIENPEYFHRVIDCQYACPAHTAVPEYIRLISEKRYTDAYMLNWVSNVFPGVLGRVCDRPCEPACRRGRVEKEPVAICRLKRLCADNRDLQVSRRFPRIPDRKNGKKVALIGAGPASLTVARDLMPLGYTVDLYDDQEKGGGFMRSQLPSFRLPETVLATEVNYILDMGVTTRFNHRVESMQAMLGKGYDAVFVGTGAPRGRDLPDLPGREEGDARIHIGIDWLAGVIFGHINTIGQRVLVLGGGNTAMDCCRTARRLGGEDVRVVVRSPRQEMKASPWEIEEALEEDVPIIDNHVPLAFVIEDGKLTGMRFDRVRAVYNDQGQRRLLSTGEEPVFLPCDEVILAVGQLNAFPWIESDAGIVFNEKGLPVLDPLTLQSSLPQVFFGGDAAFGPRNIITAVAHGHEAAISIDLFCQNRPLDQRPAPQVNLAGQQMGTHDWLYDNRVTDTARQAVPMVAKAKTLKDRLVEVELGFDTEVGHDEALRCLNCDIQTVFHAELCIECDACADACPVSCINFVDNGTEEDLRTRLKAPAANRSQALYVSAPLDTGRVMVKDENVCLHCSICAERCPTAAWEMQKFFYQSARAGQP; encoded by the coding sequence TTGAAGCCGACAGACATTGAAAATCCTGAATATTTTCACCGTGTGATCGACTGTCAGTACGCATGCCCGGCCCATACTGCGGTGCCGGAGTACATTCGCCTGATCAGTGAAAAACGCTACACCGATGCCTATATGCTGAACTGGGTGTCCAATGTTTTCCCCGGTGTTTTAGGCCGGGTGTGTGATCGCCCCTGTGAACCGGCCTGTCGAAGAGGGCGGGTGGAAAAGGAGCCGGTGGCGATCTGCCGGTTAAAACGACTCTGTGCCGATAACCGTGATCTGCAGGTATCCCGGCGGTTTCCCCGGATACCGGACCGGAAAAACGGCAAGAAAGTGGCGCTGATCGGTGCCGGCCCGGCCTCGTTGACCGTGGCCCGTGATCTGATGCCCCTCGGCTACACGGTTGATCTGTACGATGATCAGGAAAAGGGCGGCGGCTTTATGCGCAGCCAGCTGCCCTCGTTTCGTCTGCCGGAAACAGTCCTGGCCACTGAGGTGAACTACATCCTGGATATGGGGGTAACCACCCGTTTTAATCACCGCGTTGAGAGCATGCAGGCCATGCTTGGCAAAGGGTATGATGCAGTCTTTGTCGGCACAGGTGCGCCGCGTGGTCGTGACCTGCCCGATCTGCCCGGCCGTGAGGAGGGAGATGCCCGGATTCATATCGGGATTGACTGGCTGGCCGGGGTGATCTTCGGCCATATCAATACCATTGGTCAACGGGTGCTGGTGCTGGGCGGCGGCAATACGGCCATGGACTGCTGCCGCACCGCCCGCCGTCTGGGTGGTGAGGATGTGCGGGTTGTTGTTCGCAGTCCGCGGCAGGAGATGAAGGCCTCGCCCTGGGAGATTGAGGAGGCCCTGGAGGAGGATGTTCCCATCATTGACAATCATGTGCCCCTGGCCTTTGTGATTGAGGATGGAAAACTTACGGGTATGCGATTTGACCGGGTGCGTGCAGTATACAACGATCAGGGGCAGCGCCGACTGCTGTCCACCGGCGAAGAGCCGGTGTTTCTCCCCTGTGACGAGGTTATTCTCGCGGTGGGACAGCTCAACGCCTTTCCGTGGATAGAGTCGGATGCCGGCATTGTCTTTAATGAGAAGGGGCTGCCGGTGCTTGATCCCCTGACACTGCAGTCGTCACTGCCACAGGTCTTTTTCGGCGGCGATGCCGCCTTTGGACCGCGTAACATCATCACTGCGGTGGCCCACGGCCATGAGGCCGCCATCTCCATTGATCTCTTCTGCCAAAACCGGCCCCTGGATCAACGGCCGGCACCGCAGGTGAACCTGGCCGGTCAGCAGATGGGGACCCATGACTGGCTTTATGATAACCGGGTGACAGACACTGCGCGCCAGGCCGTACCCATGGTTGCCAAGGCCAAGACCCTGAAGGACCGGCTGGTGGAGGTTGAGCTCGGTTTTGATACAGAGGTGGGCCATGATGAGGCGCTGCGCTGTCTCAACTGCGATATCCAGACCGTCTTTCATGCCGAACTGTGCATCGAGTGTGACGCCTGTGCCGATGCCTGCCCGGTGAGCTGCATTAACTTTGTCGACAACGGCACTGAAGAGGATCTGCGCACCCGGCTGAAGGCACCGGCTGCCAACCGCAGCCAGGCTCTGTATGTTTCTGCACCGCTTGATACCGGCAGGGTCATGGTCAAGGACGAGAATGTCTGTCTGCACTGTTCGATCTGTGCCGAACGGTGTCCGACCGCGGCCTGGGAGATGCAGAAGTTTTTCTATCAATCAGCACGAGCGGGGCAGCCATGA
- a CDS encoding 3'-5' exonuclease has protein sequence MISKELTRHPIQRISKEAINELPLARWEGPIRLITTPEEAKQVAAALIDAGPLGFDTETRPAFHKGQKFPPSLLQLATAEEVLLFQLRSTGLPAPLRDILSTDGIVKAGVAVAFDLQTLQAIHPFGAAGFVDLAQTAKRRGIGNHGLRGLAAVVCGIRISKTARTTNWANPDLSPQQIQYAATDAWISREIYLRLKNLPARVQSPTDGAPSPANPFTPTSGLPARR, from the coding sequence ATGATTTCAAAAGAGTTAACACGACATCCGATACAACGCATCAGCAAAGAGGCAATCAACGAACTTCCCCTGGCCAGATGGGAAGGGCCGATACGGTTGATTACAACACCGGAGGAGGCAAAACAGGTTGCCGCTGCACTGATCGATGCCGGCCCGCTTGGCTTTGATACGGAAACCCGGCCCGCCTTTCATAAGGGGCAGAAGTTTCCGCCCAGCCTGCTGCAGCTGGCCACAGCCGAGGAGGTACTGCTTTTTCAACTCCGCTCCACCGGGCTGCCCGCCCCTCTGCGTGATATTCTCAGCACCGACGGGATCGTGAAGGCCGGGGTGGCTGTTGCCTTTGATCTCCAGACGCTTCAGGCAATTCATCCCTTTGGTGCCGCCGGCTTTGTCGACCTGGCGCAGACAGCCAAACGTCGGGGAATCGGCAACCACGGCCTGCGCGGACTTGCAGCCGTGGTCTGCGGTATCCGCATCTCCAAAACCGCACGCACAACCAACTGGGCCAATCCTGATCTCAGCCCGCAGCAGATTCAGTATGCCGCCACCGATGCCTGGATAAGCCGGGAGATCTACCTGCGCCTCAAAAATCTCCCTGCCCGCGTTCAGTCACCAACCGATGGCGCCCCCTCTCCTGCCAATCCCTTCACCCCCACCTCCGGTTTACCGGCACGACGATAG
- a CDS encoding YgjV family protein, with product MSSFAISQILVGVAICFDLLSFQFKQRQQIIACLIVSCLFIAVHFALLGYWTATGLAALAAIRFLASYYTTARPVMFFFIGATLLVAGFTFQGMLSVLSCLGAVFGTISSFCKDDKRLRQIMLIGTSLWLVHNILAQTPTAVLMEALFISSNLLGYYRFYYRRAGKPEVGVKGLAGEGAPSVGD from the coding sequence ATGTCATCTTTTGCCATCTCCCAGATCCTTGTTGGTGTTGCCATCTGTTTTGATCTGCTGTCCTTCCAGTTTAAGCAGCGGCAGCAGATCATCGCCTGTCTGATTGTCTCCTGTCTGTTCATTGCCGTGCATTTTGCCCTGCTTGGTTACTGGACCGCCACCGGGCTTGCCGCCCTTGCCGCGATTCGTTTCCTGGCCAGTTATTACACCACTGCCAGGCCGGTGATGTTCTTTTTCATTGGCGCAACACTGCTGGTTGCCGGGTTTACTTTTCAGGGAATGCTGAGTGTGCTGAGCTGTCTTGGTGCGGTTTTCGGGACCATCAGCTCCTTTTGCAAGGACGATAAACGGTTGCGGCAGATCATGTTGATCGGGACCAGTCTCTGGCTGGTGCATAATATCCTGGCCCAAACCCCGACGGCAGTGCTCATGGAAGCCCTGTTTATCAGCAGCAACCTGCTGGGATACTACCGTTTTTACTATCGTCGTGCCGGTAAACCGGAGGTGGGGGTGAAGGGATTGGCAGGAGAGGGGGCGCCATCGGTTGGTGACTGA
- a CDS encoding glucokinase, translated as MDLSTAGVLLAGDIGATKTTLGLFAPSGAVPGPPLRQQTYRNAEAACFDELLRSFLDSNGLQPVSACFGVAGPVIENTVHMTNLNWVVDGPGLQTRFGWQRVVLVNDLVATAMGVPHLASTDVRVINQGKRRKGSAVAVLAPGSGLGEAFLVFPEGRVFACASEGGHASFGPRNDEQMELLSFLQQHHAHVSVEMVCSGMAVPELFTFLAERMQVPLWLQQELAEAADKTPVIVQAALAARRGEAVCDIAVHTLRLLTDILADEAANLALKTLALGGVYIGGGFAARVEPFLEPQRFMRIFCRGRYQAMLGDIPVALITNPQTALVGAAACAIQAASDDPAHPGRLPDKDTFSASA; from the coding sequence ATGGATCTTTCGACAGCCGGCGTGCTGCTTGCCGGGGACATCGGGGCCACGAAAACCACCCTGGGCCTTTTTGCACCCTCCGGCGCTGTACCGGGCCCGCCGTTGCGACAGCAGACCTACCGCAATGCAGAGGCGGCTTGTTTTGATGAGCTGCTGCGCAGTTTTTTAGATAGCAATGGGTTGCAACCGGTTTCTGCCTGTTTCGGGGTGGCCGGTCCGGTGATCGAAAACACCGTGCACATGACCAACCTGAACTGGGTTGTTGACGGGCCGGGCCTGCAGACCCGTTTTGGCTGGCAGCGGGTGGTGCTTGTCAATGATCTGGTGGCAACCGCCATGGGCGTACCGCACCTGGCATCAACCGATGTGCGGGTGATCAACCAGGGCAAGCGCCGAAAAGGTTCGGCAGTGGCGGTACTGGCCCCGGGCAGCGGACTGGGCGAAGCCTTTCTTGTCTTTCCCGAAGGCCGAGTGTTTGCCTGTGCCTCTGAAGGCGGGCATGCCAGTTTCGGACCCCGGAATGACGAACAGATGGAACTGCTCAGTTTTTTACAGCAGCACCATGCCCATGTTTCCGTGGAGATGGTCTGCTCCGGCATGGCGGTTCCCGAACTCTTCACCTTTCTGGCCGAGCGCATGCAGGTACCGCTGTGGCTGCAGCAGGAGTTGGCCGAAGCTGCCGACAAGACACCGGTGATCGTGCAGGCGGCCCTGGCAGCCCGTCGGGGTGAGGCGGTCTGTGACATTGCTGTGCATACTCTCCGGCTGCTCACCGACATCCTTGCCGATGAGGCGGCCAACCTTGCCCTCAAAACCCTGGCCTTGGGAGGGGTGTACATCGGCGGCGGTTTTGCCGCGAGAGTTGAGCCGTTTCTTGAGCCGCAACGGTTCATGCGCATCTTTTGCCGCGGCAGGTATCAGGCAATGCTCGGGGATATCCCGGTTGCCCTCATCACCAATCCGCAGACCGCCCTTGTCGGAGCCGCAGCCTGTGCGATTCAGGCTGCATCAGACGATCCGGCACATCCCGGCCGGCTTCCGGACAAAGATACCTTTTCCGCCTCTGCCTGA
- a CDS encoding LabA-like NYN domain-containing protein — MLKTAIYVDAENIKMSGGYGMRYDVLVDLANSMHSVMVRANCYLAEDLERTKADPEYRQKVHAYHNILRNCGFKIIKKYVRRFKDEDGNITTKANADMDLAIDALLQARNLDRIILLTGDGDFLRLIVALQNTGCRVEVIGFHNVNKELREVADSYISGFLIPGLLPIAGAQGEQADQWQRGTVINFNQDRGFGFFRYYRLDNNVLQSETVFFHLSKSTLTSDHYFQEPYRIFEFRVVENPANNNRSEAWDIRFMKEA, encoded by the coding sequence ATGCTTAAAACAGCTATCTACGTTGATGCGGAAAATATCAAGATGAGTGGCGGCTACGGTATGCGCTACGATGTGCTCGTTGATTTAGCCAACAGCATGCACTCCGTCATGGTGCGGGCCAACTGCTACCTGGCTGAAGATCTGGAGCGTACTAAAGCTGATCCGGAGTACCGGCAGAAGGTGCATGCCTACCACAACATCCTGCGCAACTGCGGCTTCAAGATCATCAAGAAGTATGTTCGCCGTTTTAAAGACGAAGACGGCAACATAACCACCAAGGCCAATGCGGATATGGATCTGGCCATTGATGCGCTGCTCCAGGCGCGCAATCTTGACCGGATCATTCTGCTCACCGGTGACGGTGACTTTTTACGGTTGATCGTGGCCTTGCAGAATACCGGCTGCCGGGTGGAGGTGATCGGCTTTCATAACGTGAACAAGGAGCTGCGCGAGGTGGCCGACTCCTACATCTCCGGGTTTTTGATTCCGGGCCTGCTGCCCATTGCCGGTGCCCAGGGCGAACAGGCCGATCAGTGGCAGCGGGGTACAGTGATCAACTTTAACCAGGATCGCGGTTTTGGTTTCTTTCGCTACTATCGGCTGGACAACAATGTACTGCAGTCTGAGACCGTGTTTTTTCATCTGTCCAAGTCAACCTTAACCTCGGATCACTACTTTCAGGAGCCGTACCGGATTTTTGAATTCCGGGTGGTTGAAAATCCGGCCAATAACAACCGCTCCGAAGCCTGGGATATACGCTTCATGAAGGAGGCCTGA